In Synechococcales cyanobacterium T60_A2020_003, the DNA window CCCAATGAAGCGGAGTCTAGCGGTTCATGGACATCGGCAACGCCGATCGCCCGTTCTGCTGATCGCTATGCGACTGCTACCTCCCAAGATACGTATCATGCGATCGCCGATAGTTCCTCAGAGTCTGCAGGCTATGGTGCGATCGCCAATATGTCTACAACCGCAACGTTAGAATCCAAATCTGATGCTGTGACTACCAATGGAGTAACGACCATGCCAGCCGCTGAACGTATATCCCAGACCGCTCATCCTGGAAGCACCGGATATGCTTCCAACAGCCGGGGGGCAAGGACTCAAGCTCTTGCCGATCGCCGTTCTGTTTCTCCCGGAACCAGTTCTCGTCCGCCCCATAGCCCTGTGCGCCGATCGTCGGGTGGCCCCCGCCTCGATCGCCTTGCATTGGTCATTGGCGTCGGTTTGCTTGGTCTCTTGGGAACGGTATTCGTTGTCAGTAAGTTAGTCCAAGCCCTGGCAGGAGGGGGGGCAAAGTCAGAATCATCGGCAGCCGTAACCGAGTTACAGGTTGCACCGCTTAGCGCGATTCCTGCAGCGATCGCCTCCCAAATTCCCGCGCAAGCCCCGACTGGAGATTTGACCGAGGAAACGGCCAAGGAGGTGGTTGAAGCATGGCTGAGCGCGAAATCCAAGGCAATGGGTGAGCAGCATCAGGTGGATCAGCTCTCATCGATTCTCTCTGAACCTGCCTTGTCGCAATGGCAGCAGCGGGCGACTCAGCTAGAACAGGGCGGTTCCTATGTTGAGTACACTCACGATGTGACGATTGATACGGTCAACTTTGATGAAGCAACACCCGATCAAGCGAGCGTAGAAGCCACCGTCAGTGAAAAAGCGGATGTCTACGAGAATGGCGAGATCAGTGAAGCTAGTTCCTACGACGATACGCTGCGCGTCATGTATACACTTGTTCGTCAAGACGGGCAATGGCGCATTCAGGGGATGACCGTTTTGTAGACCGGATAACTTGAATGCTGGGCATTTTAAGAATATTGTCTTCTTAGAATGGTGATAGTTCCCTATCCAAGGAACAAAGGCGCAAGATTATGTAAATAGGCGAACGTTTTGCGGGTATTGCCTGCAAGAGTTCGCTTAAATGCTATTAAAAGCACTATTCATTGCGTTTCTGACCCAATCCAGTTCATTAATCATCATGGTGGAATTGCCGACGGCACCACGCATCTTCAACTCAAAACTGATATGAGGTTCTTCTCAGTAAAGGTTTGCAATTATGGATAGGCCCCAAGCTATTTTCCATCTCGCATTTCCGATTACAGATGTTGATCAAGCGAAGGCATTTTACGCCGATGGTCTTGGATGTGATGTGGGTCGTGAGAATGCGGCATCGGTCATTCTGAATTTGTGTGGGCATCAGTTAGTCGGCCATGTCACCCAAACACCTCCGGAACCGCAGCAGGGCATTTACCCACGCCACTTTGGTCTAGTCTTTTCGGAGGAATCAGACTGGGAAACATTGCTAAATCGAGCAATGGACAAGGGATTGTCGTTCTACCAAGCCCCTAAACGTCGATTTCCAGGAGAATTGTTAGAACACCACACCTTTTTTCTGGTGGATCCGTTCCAGAATCTACTAGAGTTCAAATACTACTGCCACCCCGAAGCCATCTTTGGGGCAGCAAATTATGCCAAGATTGGGGACGTGTAGGCTCATCTCCCTATGCCAAGTCTTGATGAAGCCGATCTCAGCAAGGGGCTTGGGGCTTAAGCCCCCTGTCTGAAAAGGGTTTGTCTTTAATTGATTATGGACTAACTGGATTGGGTATCAATCGTGCGACATCGATGATTCGATCGCGATGGGCGTATAAAATTCGTCACTTTTGCGATTGTGGAGCACCATCGTCGTTGTTGTGTTTTCTTCAAACCCAATCCGCTCATAAAACCGCTGCTGATGGGTTGTCATCAGGTAGACACGCTCCACCCGAGTCACGTGGGGATGGGTTAAGACCGTTTCTACCAGTTTTCGCCCCAGTCCTGCTCCTTGATAGTCGGGGTGGATCACCACATCCCAAATGCTGGCTCGATAGATACCGTCTGACGTTGCCCGCGCAAATCCAATCAGGCGATCGCCATCCCACACGCTAACAATGGGCTTGCTATTAGACAGAGCGATCGCCCAATCCTCTACAGAGCGATCGGCGGCCCAAAACGCGGCGATCTGGAAGAGGGCTTGCAGTTCGTGGAGATTGATCACGTGGGGCGGGTGACCAGGGGCATGACAGTCGTGAACATGAAACTGAATATGACGGCAATCCATTGTGAGTAATTCCTTGCTCCTACGGGAATGCTAAATGTGAAGGCGATCGCTAGAGATTACTGAACCAAACGCTGACGCCGATCCTCAAAAGACCTGTGAAGCAGTTAAAAGCTTAAGTCTGGAACTATAGCGTGTCGCCTATTGCCACCCAATTGTGCCAACCTTTGTCGATTGAAAATGTGCATGTAGTACGGTTCTGTCGGATTTACTTTGTATTGTCGTTGGAAAATTTTGAAAATGACAACCCATGTCAGAGCCTTTTTAGGGCATTGATTCAGGAAAAGGTTCAGATATTTTTGAACAACCGAACTGAACATAAACCCAAGGCTTTGAAATTCCGACCTTCATGGGGGGCGATCGCCAGATTTCGAAACGAGTTGGCACTTGAGGATATCCCTAGTCAGAATGAACGTAATCCTAATTTTTTTCAGCCATGAGAGACAGCATTGAAATTCTGGTCAGCAATCTCAGTCGAACCATCGTAGGCAAAGCAGAGGCCATTCAGTTAGTCATCGTGGCGCTGCTCTCTGGCGGACATGCCTTGCTTGAAGACGTACCCGGTGTGGGGAAAACTCTCCTTGCCAAATCTCTAGCTCGCTCTATTGACGGCAGTTTTCAG includes these proteins:
- a CDS encoding VOC family protein codes for the protein MDRPQAIFHLAFPITDVDQAKAFYADGLGCDVGRENAASVILNLCGHQLVGHVTQTPPEPQQGIYPRHFGLVFSEESDWETLLNRAMDKGLSFYQAPKRRFPGELLEHHTFFLVDPFQNLLEFKYYCHPEAIFGAANYAKIGDV
- a CDS encoding GNAT family N-acetyltransferase — encoded protein: MDCRHIQFHVHDCHAPGHPPHVINLHELQALFQIAAFWAADRSVEDWAIALSNSKPIVSVWDGDRLIGFARATSDGIYRASIWDVVIHPDYQGAGLGRKLVETVLTHPHVTRVERVYLMTTHQQRFYERIGFEENTTTTMVLHNRKSDEFYTPIAIESSMSHD